CGCATCGTGCGGGAGGCGGGCTACGGGATCGGCAACGTCGCGATCCAGGTCATCGGCGTCCGTCCCAAGGTCGGCCGGCGCCGTGCCGAGGCGGAGGAGGCCTTGTCGGCCGCCATCGACGCGCCCGTCTCCCTGTCGGGCACCACCACGGACGGTCTCGGCCTCACAGGCCGGGCGGAGGGCCTCGCGGCCCACGCCACGGCCCTGGTCTACCCGGCCTGACCGCACGGGGCCCCGCCCCTGCCACCCGCCCCTTTCCGCCGCGCGGCGGAAAGAAAGGGAAAGGGATCGGCTGGGCACCGTCGTGGCGGAAAGACGCGCCGTCGCGGCGGGGAGGTGCCGGGTGGGTTGTTGGGTACGGTCCGGAAGGTGAGGCCCAGTGGGTATCCGTTCGCGACGAGGGAAGGACCGTCCCGGTGACACAGCTCTCCGAGAACCTCAAGAAGATCCTCGACGGCAAGGTTTTCGTCGCCGTCGCCACCATCCAGCCCGACGGCAGCCCGCAGGTGTCGCCGGTGTGGGTGAAGCGGGACGGCGACGAGCTGCTCATCTCCACCACTGTCGACCGCCGTAAGGCGCTCAACCTGCGGCGCGACCCGCGCGTGACGGTCCTGGTGCACCCGCCGGAGGAGCCGTACACCTACGCCGAGCTGCGCGGCACCGCCACGTTGACGACCGAGGGCGCGCAGGAGCTGATCGACGAGCTGTCGTACAAATACGTGGGCAAGAGCTACGCGGAGTTCAATCCGCAGTCCGACCAGGACGCCGAACGCGTCGTCGTCCGCATCGGTGTCCGCAAGCAGGTCGGCCGGATCTGACATCGGCCCCGGGCCGATCCGGGGGCGGGCCCGTGCTGTTCACCGGAGGCGGCACGGGCACTGCCGCGGCCTACTACCCTTGACCCCGTGACTCTTCGCCTGTACGACACCAGCGCCCGGCAGATCCGCGACTTCAGCCCCCTCGTGCCCGGCTGTGTCTCGATCTACCTGTGTGGTGCCACGGTGCAGGCAGCCCCTCATATCGGACATATCCGTTCGGGTCTGAACTTCGACATCATGCGCCGCTGGTTCACCTACCGCGGCTACGAAGTGACGTTCATCCGGAACGTGACGGACATCGACGACAAGATCATCGTCAAGTCCGCCGAGCAGGGCCGCCCCTGGTGGGCGATCGGCTACGAGAACGAGCGCGCGTTCAACTCCGCGTACGACGCGCTCGGCTGCCTGCCCCCCACCTATGAGCCGCGCGCGACCGGCCACATCCCCGAGATGGTCGAGATGATGCGCGTCCTGATCGACCGCGGTCACGCCTACGCCGCCGACGGCAACGTCTACTTCGACGTGCGCTCCTTCCCCGGGTACCTCTCCTTGTCCAACCAGGAGCTGGACAACCTCCTCCAGCCCGAGGGCGAGGGCGAGACCGGCAAGCGCGACCCGCGGGACTTCGCGATGTGGAAGGCCGCCAAGCCCGGCGAGCCCGCGTGGGAGACGCCGTTCGGCCCCGGCCGCCCCGGCTGGCACCTGGAGTGCTCGGCGATGGCGCACAAATACCTCGGCACCGCGTTCGACATCCACGGCGGCGGCGTCGACCTCGTCTTCCCGCACCACGAGAACGAGATCGCGCAGTCACGCGCGTACGGCGACGAGTTCGCGCGCTACTGGGCCCACAACGCCTGGGTCACCATGAGCGGCGAGAAGATGGCCAAGTCGCTGGGCAACTCCGTGCTGGCCGGCGAGATGCTCAAGCACTGGCGTCCGATCGTGCTGCGCTACTACCTGGGCGGCCCGCACTACCGCTCCACCGTCGAGTACAGCGAGGAGTCGCTGCGCGAGGCCGACTCCGCCTTCGGCCGCATCGAGGGCTTCCTCCAGCGCGCCACCGAACTGGCGGGCGAGACCGCGCCGGCCGGCCGTGTACCGGACGCGTTCGCCGAGGCCATGGACGACGACTTCTCCGTGCCGCAGGCGCTCGCCGTGGTCCACACGACGGTGCGGCAGGGCAACGCGGCGCTCGGCGAGGGCGACAAGGCCGCCGTCACCACGGCGCTGGCCGAGGTCCGCGCGATGCTCGGCGTCCTCGGGCTCGACCCCCTCGACGCCTCCTGGGCCGACGGCGCGGCCGGGGGAGCCGGGGCCGACCTCCACTCCGTGGTCGACTCGCTGGTCGGGCTCGTACTGGAGCAGCGCCAGGCGGCGCGGGGGCGCAAGGACTACGCGACGGCGGACGCGATCCGCGACGAGCTCAAGCGTGCGGGGCTCGCCATCGAGGACACCCCCGCGGGCCCCCGCTGGGAGCTGAGCCCGGAGTAGTGCCCCGGCCCTTG
This sequence is a window from Streptomyces sp. NBC_01775. Protein-coding genes within it:
- a CDS encoding PPOX class F420-dependent oxidoreductase, which encodes MTQLSENLKKILDGKVFVAVATIQPDGSPQVSPVWVKRDGDELLISTTVDRRKALNLRRDPRVTVLVHPPEEPYTYAELRGTATLTTEGAQELIDELSYKYVGKSYAEFNPQSDQDAERVVVRIGVRKQVGRI
- the cysS gene encoding cysteine--tRNA ligase, whose protein sequence is MTLRLYDTSARQIRDFSPLVPGCVSIYLCGATVQAAPHIGHIRSGLNFDIMRRWFTYRGYEVTFIRNVTDIDDKIIVKSAEQGRPWWAIGYENERAFNSAYDALGCLPPTYEPRATGHIPEMVEMMRVLIDRGHAYAADGNVYFDVRSFPGYLSLSNQELDNLLQPEGEGETGKRDPRDFAMWKAAKPGEPAWETPFGPGRPGWHLECSAMAHKYLGTAFDIHGGGVDLVFPHHENEIAQSRAYGDEFARYWAHNAWVTMSGEKMAKSLGNSVLAGEMLKHWRPIVLRYYLGGPHYRSTVEYSEESLREADSAFGRIEGFLQRATELAGETAPAGRVPDAFAEAMDDDFSVPQALAVVHTTVRQGNAALGEGDKAAVTTALAEVRAMLGVLGLDPLDASWADGAAGGAGADLHSVVDSLVGLVLEQRQAARGRKDYATADAIRDELKRAGLAIEDTPAGPRWELSPE